The genomic window GACTCATCCCAGGCGGAAGCAACGACATCAATCGTCCTAGAGGCGGTCGAGCCATCCAGAGGCTTAACAATGCTGACGGCGGGCGGCTTAACATCCCTAAAATTAACGACGTTAACGGAGACAGCATTAGACTCGCCAACATTGCCAGCAGCATCATAAGCCCTAGCAACCAACGTATATGCGCCGTCAGGCTCAGTGGTAGTATCCCAATAGAACTCATAGGGCTCCTCAGAGTCAACGGCAAACAACACGCCATTCTTGAACAATTCAACCCTAGCTACGCCCCTATCGTCGCTCGCGCTAACAGACACGACAACAGCGCCCGAAACAGTATCCCCGCTCCTAGGATAAGTTATCTCAACCCTAGGCGGAGTAGTGTCAGGAGGAGGCGGAGCCGCTCCGGCGGCAGCTTTAAGGGCTTCGTAGGCGTTAACCCTACCCCAACCATAATAAACATCGTAGCCAGTATCACCCAAATCAACAGCAGTAGACTCAAGAATTTGCTCTATATCCGCTGGTGTAAGGGACGGATTGGCCGAGAAGATTAGGGCTGCTACGCCAGCAACAATAGGCGCCGAGAAAGACGTCCCAGAGACAGAGCCGTAGCTCCCACCTTTAACGGTCGTATATATGCTTACGCCGGGAGCCGATAGGTCGACATAAGGCCCATAAGACGAGAAGCTCGCAAGGATGTCGCCACTAGCTGTGGCGCTAACCGATACAATATATGGGTTATCCGCGTAACCCTCATACTTGCCAGTATTACCAGCAGCCGCAACAGCCAAACCACCCTTATCCATAAAATATTTCGCAGCGCTTGAGAGCGATGAACCGCTGAAAATCTGGAAGCTCATCACAGCAACCTTAGCGCCGCGGTCAGCAG from Candidatus Bathyarchaeia archaeon includes these protein-coding regions:
- a CDS encoding S8 family serine peptidase, encoding MIFRFSGRLMLIVVLLPLLFSAMLPTLVVSTKPSRAELLLRFKPGVCRHAGEGLLRSIGACVTDKIPQISVLVISVPEGAAERVKSALMRNPMVDFVEENRLIEPSQTPNDPYYSKQWHLPTIGAPGAWDVSTGSQSIVVAVLDSGVDPSHPDLAGKLLQGWNFYDNNADTSDVYGHGTKVAGTAAAIANNGIGVASVAWNCVILPVRVTDTSGYTSYSLLSKGLTYAADRGAKVAVMSFQIFSGSSLSSAAKYFMDKGGLAVAAAGNTGKYEGYADNPYIVSVSATASGDILASFSSYGPYVDLSAPGVSIYTTVKGGSYGSVSGTSFSAPIVAGVAALIFSANPSLTPADIEQILESTAVDLGDTGYDVYYGWGRVNAYEALKAAAGAAPPPPDTTPPRVEITYPRSGDTVSGAVVVSVSASDDRGVARVELFKNGVLFAVDSEEPYEFYWDTTTEPDGAYTLVARAYDAAGNVGESNAVSVNVVNFRDVKPPAVSIVKPLDGSTASRTIDVVASAWDESGVSRVEFYVDGKLAATVSAEPYVYRWNTRSVKDGWHTITAKAYDKYGNAAEATIKVYVSNRK